The sequence below is a genomic window from Dyadobacter chenwenxiniae.
CGGTAAGCAAGACGCGGGTGCTTTCCGGATATTGCTTCGACGCGATTTTCAGGAATTCCAGGCCCGTCATATCAGGCATTTGCTGGTCGACGAAAATGACATCAATTTGTTTTTCTTCTAAAACTTTCAGGCCTTCATCCGTTGAGTCTGCAAGATAAATGGTTGCGTCCCTTCTGAACGAAGCTTTAAAGGAGTTGAGATTATTGACCTCATGATCAATGTAAAGTATGCTCATAAAATTCTGATAGTGGGTTACGGTTGCCGCTAAAGTACAACTTTTTACTTTTCTCAAATAGTTTTCTGAACGATACTTTACGCTCCTGCATTTGCAAGCCTTAAAAAAGGCTCTATTATTCGTTACCAGCCACTTACAACCAGGTTATTATCAGACTCGTAATACTCCTGCCATACATCCAGCAAATTGGGATCCCCCTGCCATGCCGAGCCATCAAAGTTTGTAATCTGATTATTGTCCAAATCCTGTCTGAATATCACATGGTGAATGTTCCCGTCTTTGGTTCTCATGAATGCCTTCACAGCGTATTTTCTCACATAAGTGGTTTGCCACTTACGCGGATTGGGCATGGGCTTTGCCACAGGCGTTTCGTTGTGAAAACGATCATAAAAATCGGCTATGGCCGCCTCGTAATTATAGTCAAAAGGCTGACCAACCTGGAAAAAATTAGACTTAAAAAAGTCCATTAACTGCTCTGGTGTAGGTTTCATTGCTAATTGTCGTAAAGCATGCGCCGGAAATTCGGTTGCCAATCTTGTAAGATACACTAATTAACAATGGAAAACTAAATAAGCAGGGCAAACAGGACAATTGTTCTTAACGGCCTCATTAACCGCAGGATAAATGATTACTAGCCGCTGGGTAAACCAAAACAGCGTTTCGTCCTTTTCGCAAAAATTCACGGCGTTGCTTTCGCCTTATTGCGACATCTTTTACGAAAACAGTAATGTTATTATGACAAAAAAACCATCCCCTTTCAGAATATCGGCACAGATGTTCCTGCTCATTTCAATTGCTATTTTTTCCTGCGGGAAAAATGAATTAAGCCCGCAAAAGGCCTCCTCTGCCTTCACAGAGGGCAATTCAAATGCTTTTGTTGTAAGTCAGGTTTTGTTACAAACCACCATGCCCGGCTCCGACATCACGGACATACAATACAATGCCGACCATTCACTTAAAGGATACAGAACAGAAGGCGGCACTTACACGATCAGCGTGACTTACGCACCGAACAAAGTGATTTATACAACCGTTTATGGTGGCAACAAAAGCTCCGACATTGTTTATGACCTTGTGAATCAATATGCTGTCAAAAAGCTTGAAACGTTTTACACCAGCGGTGGCAATCTTTCGGACGTAATCCAGACAGACTACGTTTATGAAGCTGGCAAAGTGGCGAAAGAATATTATCGTGAAAACAACTTACCGGATGGCTATCTGGCCTATTATTATGACAATCACAATGTTACATTCCAGGAGCGCTACGACGCCGACGGCCTGATCGTGAATAAAGTCAGTTACGAATACTATCTGAAACACGCCGATAAGTCGACAGTTTTCAGCCAGTTTAATTTCAAAACAGACGCGAAATTATTTCCGCAAAAATCTCAGAATCTTGTAGAAACGAAATATTTGAAAAAGCCCGGTAAAAACCCTGTTTCCACACATTACACATACATTCTAAATGGCTCCGGCTATCCCACAAGCGGAACCGTCTCGGGGTCCGCTTCCTATAACTGGACGAGCATCTGGCAATGAAACGATCGCTATTGAACGATCATCTTCTGCGAGAACAAACGATATCCTGACTGGTTTTTAATCTGTAAAATGTAAAGATCATCGGGTAAGCCAAAGGTGTCGAAACGGGTTGCCTCACTGGCTTTTACATCGAATTTCCGGCGAAGGATCCCTCGTTTGTCGATGATCTCTCCCTTTAACATGCTTTCCTTTCTATGACTTTTGATGTGTATTTCATAAATGTTTTGCTGCCTTTGCAAAACATTTATTTTTATTCCATTGCATGGATCCCTTGCGTAAATGATTCGGGTAACCTGACATTTTCCATCAAAATCAACCTGTCTGAGCCTGTAATAATTTTGAAGGTCTGGTAAAGAATCCGGGAAGGTATATTGTTGTTGTACTTTGCCTGATCCTGTGGCATTAATACGGCCAATGTCGTCAAATGAAATTCCGTCCGAACTGCGTTGAACTATGAAATAAGCTGCATTGATCTCCTCACTGGTTGCCCAGTGCAAGTTGACATGACATTGTTCCACCCGCGCTTCAAAACTTTCAAACCGGACTGGCAATGCGTCATTCACGGCTGTACTGAAGAATGCGAATGGGGCAATGGTAACGGCAATTTCCTGAATTGTAAACTCCGACATTTCCACGGCTTCCCTTGTATCTGTATATCGGCGGAGCACCGGATAAGGATCTTCTTTTTTAAAACCATAAGGATAACGGTTCGCCGAATCCTGAATAGCAAAGCTCGAAGGCCGGTTCATGACGAGTGAAGCAGCCGGGCCAAAGACAGGAATGCCGGGAGCAGGCTCCGTAAACTTGTCTTTAACAGTTGACCAATGCAATGGCAGCTTGGGCGAATTTTTGCCAACTCCTGTTATCATAGTTTTGGACAGGGGATTATTACCCAATGGAATATCCAGCTGAATTTTCGCCAGATCCAAAAGTTCCGGTTTGGACAACAGATAACTGAACATAATGTAGTCAAATGCATAACTCTGCGCCATCCCAAATGTGCCGTACCCGATATATCCCTTAAACGGATGGTAAGCACCATGATAAGCATGAATGTTCATGGTTCTCTTGTTGTAATTGACCAGCACTTCTGAATCCAGCTTGGATTTGAATTCTGCAACAGGCACATTATCAACTGGATACTTGGTCGTAGCATAAGCCCACGCAGCTTT
It includes:
- a CDS encoding response regulator is translated as MSILYIDHEVNNLNSFKASFRRDATIYLADSTDEGLKVLEEKQIDVIFVDQQMPDMTGLEFLKIASKQYPESTRVLLTGQAYSAEFKHAEVKGYMHNFITKPWDEQDLRRLITTNLI